Part of the Halopenitus persicus genome is shown below.
GTCCCGTCGGCCGCCGCCTCGCGAACCGCCTCCATCACGGGGGCGCGGGCGGCCATCGCGCCGGCGCGGAGGTAATCGCCGTAGGAGAACCCGCCGGGGATGACGATCCCGTCGGTCTCGGCGGGGAGGCCGTCCGCGTGCCACCGGCGCTCGGCGTCGATCCCGAGGTGTTCAAGCGCCCGGACGGCGTCCCGGTCGCAGTTCGACCCGCCGAACTGCAGGACGGTGACGGTCATCGGTCCGCGACCGTGACCTCGTAGTCGTGGATGGTCGGGTTCGCGAGCAGGCGCTCGGCCATCTCGCCGGCGCGCTCGGCGGCCGCGTCGGCGTCGTCGGCCTCCAGGTCGATCTCGAACCGGTCGGCCGACCGGAGGTCCTCGAGCTCGAACCCGAGCCGTTCGAGCGCCCGCTTCGTCGTCTCGGCCTCGGGGTCGAGCACGCCCCGCTTGAGCCGGACGGTGACGGTCGCAGTGTAGGCGGTCATCACCTGATACTGCGAAGTCGTGTGCAAAAACCGTTTTGGAACGGCTGTGATATTCACGTTCGTGGATAGCCCGGCGGATCGGCTGCAGCCTGGTGCGCCGGGAGGACGCCGGCGACACGGCTCACGAACCTGATGATCCGAAAAGCGTGGTTGTCCGGGTCGCCGCTGGTCGGGGCGCCGTTGGCCGGAGCGCGGGCGGTTACTCGTCGACGGCGACCGCGTTCACGAGGCCGGTCTGGCCCGGACGGGAGGTGACGCGGGCGCGACCCTCGGAGGTCTCGATGATGGCGCCCTTGGTGATGATGTTCCGGCGGACGTAGTTCACGTTCGCGGGGTTCTCGACGACGTTCTCGATCTCGGCCGAGACCGTCTCGCCGTCGACGGAGACCTGCGCGACGTTCGTCGAGAGGGCGCGGACCTTCTCGTCGGTGCCGCGCGCGTCGATGTACTGGAAGCGGGGCTCGCCGACGGTCGTCTCGGCGGCCTCCCGGCCGAGCTGGTGGCGCTTCTTGTCGTGTGCGGGTCGCAGTCGACCGCCCGTTCGCTTCCGCGTGGAGCGTCCCTGGTCCTTCATACGCCCAGGAACGCCGAGCGAATACTTGAACCGTTCGACTCGGGGCCGCGGAGCGCTCCGGTTCGGTAGCTTTACCGGCGTGGCTCGCTCCCGGCCGTGTATGAGCCTACGGACCGCCGTCGCGGCCCCGTTCCGCCAACAGGGACGGAACCGGCTCGGCGAGGGCGAGTTCGTCGTCGCCCTCTCGCTGGACCGGGACTGGTTCTCGCCCGACCAGGCCAAACGCCTCGTCGACGTCGCCGCCGGGCGCGGGCTGCTCGACCGGGAGGACGACGATCTGGTCCCCGCGTTCGACGTCGACGCCGTGGAGGTCCCGGAGGGATTTGTCCCCGACGAGTCGATCCTCCGGGAGCAGTCCACCTTCGAGCGTGCGCTCGAGGCGGCCGTCGACGCCGGCGTGGACAAACGAACCGCCGTCGCCGCGATCAACGAACGCCAGCGCGGCCTCGAGATCACGATCGAGGCCGCCGCGGTCCTGTACGCCAACGAGCAGGGCGTGGACGTCGGCCCCCTCGCCGCGGACGTCCGGGAGGACCTCCTGGCCGGGGATGGCGAGGACGGAGACGACGGGGACGGTGAGCGAGAGGATGGAGACGGCGGAGATGGAGATAGAGGGGATGGAGATAGAGACGGCGGAGACGGATCCCGCGACGGGACCCCGGCCGCGGAGGGGGTCGCCTGATGGTCGACGACCGGCTGCAGGACGGCGTCCGGATCGCACAGCTGCTCGCCTCGGAGGTCACCGGCGACGCGGGCCGCCTCCGCGACCTCCGGGTGACCGACGCCGACCCCGACGTGGAGCCGACCCTCGACGGCACGCTCGCCTACCGGATCGTCCGCGTGCCCGGAACGGAAACGGATGCAGACCCGGAGGCGGAGGCGGTTGCAGACGCGGAGGCGGATACGGTTGCAGACGCGGAGGCGGATACGGTTGCAGACGCGGAGGCGACCACCAACGATGCCGCGACGATCGCCGAGGCGTTCGTTCAGCCCGAGCGCGTCCGTCTCGAGTTCCGCGCCGGGGTCGACGCGGTCGCCGCGTCGGCCGAGGCGGCCGGCCTTCGCGTTCGCCCGAAGGCGGTCCGGCCGCCCCGGACGATCGTCTTTCTCGAGGACGGCGCCGCGGTCAAACGGGCGTTGCCCGCCCTCGCGGCCGCCATCGATGCGGACTAGGTGAAGTCAGGGACCCGACGAGTCGGCGTCCGTGGCTGGGTTCTCGTCGGTCCTCGCGGTCGTGCTCGAGTCCGGTGCATTGGCGTCCGCATCGTCCGCATCGGCGTCCGCATCGTCCGCATCGGCGTCCGCTTCGTCGTCATCTCGTCGCGCCAGTCCTGCCAGGTGGCCGATCTCGGGCAGGATCACGTCCTCGAGGCCGAGTCGGACCGCATCGGTCGATCCCGGCAGACAGAAGACCGGCGCGCCGTCGGCGATCCCGGCCGTCGCCCGCGACCCGATCGTCTTCGTTCCGACCTCCGCGAACGAGAGCCGGCGGAAGGTCTCCCCGAACCCCGGCAGGGACTTCTCGAAGAGCGGTCGGACCGCCTCGGGCGTGACGTCGTCCGGGGTGACTCCGGTTCCGCCGGTCGTGATGACGGCGTCGACGTCGCCCCGCCCGACGAGCCGATTGACCGTGCCCTGGACGCGGTCGAAGTCGTCCGGGACCAGTTCCCGAACCGTCACCTCGTGGCCGGCCTCCTCGAGGATCGACACGAGGCGATCGCCGGTCGCGTCCTCGTCCAGCGAGCGCGAACTCGAGATCGTGACGACCGAGATCTCGAGCTGATCGAGGTCGTGCTGGTGGTGATCGTCGTCATGGGAGTGGTCGTGCTGGTCGTCGTGGGAGTGGTCGTGCTGGTCGTCGTGGGAGTGGTGGTCGTGAGAGCCATCGGTCATATGCGGATGTTGGCCGGGAATACGGAAAACGTGCCGTTTCGAGAGCACGCAGCCAGCGCGTGGCGGCGTCAGGGACCGTCAGCCGCCACCGTCGAGCGGGATAGTCGGCCAATGAAAGGTTTCATAATCAGTCATTATCCATATGTCCGGATAATGGAATTGACAAGAGACCAATATCAGGAGATCGTGCGGACCCTCGCCGACGGGATCCTGATCGTGGACGAGTCGGGCGAGATTCTGTATGAAAGCCCGGCCGTGCAGCGTCTCACCGGATACGCGCCGGACGAGCGGACCGTCGAACACGTGTTCGAGCACGTGCATCCCGAGGACGAGCGGGCCGTCCGCGAGGCGTTCGCCGACGTCATCGAGTCCGAGGCGGAGACCGTCGTCACCGCCGAGTTTCGCTTCCGACACAGGAACGGGTCGTGGGTCTGGCTCGAGACGCGGGTGAGCACCCAGCGGGCGACGACGGCCGGCGGATACATCGTGCGTGTGAGCGACGTCACCGAGGCCAAGGCGCGCGAGGAGTATCTCGAACGGACCACGGCCCGCCTCGAGGCGCTCTTCGAGAACTCCCCCGACATGATCGACCTCCACACCAGCGACGGGACCATCGTCGACGTGAACCGGCAGTTCTGCGAGGCGTTCGACCAACCGAAGTCGGAGCTCGTCGGACGGAAGGTCTGGGAGATCGACCGGGAGATCGGACCGGACGGGCTGCGGGAGATCTGGGACGGGATGGACGTCGGCGACCGGACCGAGGTCGAAACGACGTTCGAGACCGGGGACGGGACGCGGTTCCCAGTGGAGGTGCACCTGACTCGCCTGCCGGCGAACGACGGCGACCGGTTCGTGGTCATCTCGCGGGACATCACCGAGCAAAAACAGCGGCTCCAGGAGATCCGGTCGCTCAAGAACCGGCTCGAGCTCGCCGTCGAGGGGGCGAACCTGGGCGTCTGGGACTGGAACATGCGGACCGACACGGTCGAGTTCAACGACCAGTGGGCCGAGATGCTCGGCTACGAGCTGGACGACCTCGAGTCACACCTCGACGCGTGGGAGACGCGCGTCCATCCCGACGACATCGCCGCGGTCACGGACGCACTCGAGGCGCATCGGCGAGGAGAAACGGACTACTACGACACCACGCACCGAATGCGAACCGCCGACGGCGGGTGGAAATGGATCCGGGACCTCGGCAGGATCGTCGAGCGGGACGCGGACGGTGACCCGGTTCGGGCGGTCGGGATCCACCTCGACATCGACGACTCCAAGCGTTACCAACGGGAGCTCGAGCGGAAGACCGAGGAGCTTGAGAACCTGACGACCCGGCTCGAGGACCAGTATCGGACGTTGTTCGAGGAGGCGCCCGTGATGGCGGTCGTCACGCGAACCGAGAACGGCCGGCCGGTCATCGAGGACTGCAACAACCAGTTCGCGGACACGCTGGGGATCGACCCGGACGCGCTCGTCGGAACCGAACTCGCGGACTTCTACACGGCCGATTCGGTAACGTCGCTGATCGAGGACGGCGGCTACGCGGACGCCCTGAACGGGGAGTTCACAACCGAGCCACGGGAGTTGGTCACCGCCGACGGGGAGGTCGTCGAAACGCGGTTGCGGGCGGTCCCGCGGCGGAACGCGGCCGGCGAGGTCGTCGGCACGCTGGCGATGTACATCGACGTGACCGAACGCGAGACGGTCAAGCGAGCCAACGAGCGCCTCGAGGAGTTCGCGAGCATCGTCTCACACGACCTGCGAAATCCGCTGAACGTCGCGACGGGCCATCTCCAACTGGCACGCGAGACCGGTGACGGTGCGGATCCGCACCTGGCGGCGGTCGAGCGCGCCCACGGCCGGATGGAGGCGCTCATCGAGGACCTGCTCACGCTGGCGCGGGAGGGCGAGGCCGTCGCCGAGACCGATGCGGTCGATCTCGCAGCCCTGGCCGGGGCCTGCTGGCAGACCGTCGAGACGGCCGACGCCACGCTGGTCATCGAGGGCGATCGTACCGTGGTGGCCGACGAGGGGCGGCTCAAACAGCTGTTCGAGAACCTGATGCGAAATTCAGTCGAGCACGGCGGCCCCGAGGTGACCGTGACGGTCGGCGGCCTCGAGGACGGGTTCTACGTCGAGGACGATGGACCGGGGATCCCCGATGCGGACCGCAGCGCGGTCTTCGAGGCGGGGTTTTCGACGAACGTCGGCGGAACCGGGTTCGGCCTGAGCATCGTCCAGCGGATCGCCGAGGCCCACGGCTGGAACGTCCGCGTGACCGAGTCCGAGGCGGGTGGCGCACGATTCGAGATCACCGGCGTCGAGCTCGCGTCCGGGTAGGTGAGTGGTGGCCGGGGGCGAAGTGGTTGGCGACTCCGCGTATTATCCGCCTCTGAAGGCCGGAATAGACCAGCCGGCGGGTTTTCACATTTATTGAAGTCACCAGTGGCGCGAACACGCTCACGGACTCAGCCGACGGTCCAAACGCTCCTCGAGGAGAACCGAAACCATCGAGAGGGCTACCTTTCAGTTCTCCTGTTGTATATAACATATAAACATCGACGCGCAACGAGTCGGACCGATTCGGTTATATGTCTGTTCCAGCCGTCACCTGATAGAAGGTGAAGCAGACGGACTGGAGTGCGTGCATTAACGGTGCACAGATGAACCGCTTGGATATTCATTTACCGCTGCACAAACACTTATAAAATGAGGGTTTGTGGTTACTAACTGATATGCTCTCCCAAAAAACATCTCGACGGGCCAGTATATGCGGCTGCTGATCCGGCTCGAGGCCCAAGCAAATGCGGTCTATGACCACGCTGCTCACCACCAGCTTCGAGGCCGGATTTGGCGCGCTCTCGAGGGGACTGAGTTCACTGACCTCCATGACGCGGACCGTCCGATCGGACTGTGTTTCTCGAACATATTTCCGTGGGGTGACATCACTGAAGGAGAACAGCGGAACGTGCTCGTCTCAGCGACGGACCCGGATTTGTTACGAGCTGTTTCCGCAGGACTCGCGCAGGATCCAGCATTCAATGTCGGGGAGATGCCGTTTGAAGTGGCTGAGATCACGCCTCTCTCTCCCGACGTTGGCGAACCGGGAACGCGAGGGACGATCGAGAGCGGGACCGGTCTTCTCGTCCGTATCCCACCCTGGAGGCTCGATGACTACGACATCGATCCCGACGGCGACGGCGCCGTGTTCTGGCGACCGAAGCACTCGATGAAACCGCTTCAAACACAGATCCAACAGAACCTCGATAAGAAACACGACCTATTCTGCCCGGAGGAGCTTCCAGGTCCGACCGACCGGGAAGGAAACCTGTTCAGCGAATACGAGCTAATAAAGACCTTCGCACTGCCGCTGGAAGTGACGCAAGGCGAGGAACGGACGGTCATACTCTCAAAATGGCGATTCAAGTACGAGGTTCGCGACGAACACCATCGCCGCCATCTGAACCTGGCACTGGACGCCGGGCTCGGAGAAAGGAACGCCCTAGGGCTGGGCTTCATCAATATCGAAGAAGACTCGAAAGTCGGTCCCCGGGAAGCACTACAAGCCCAGGAGGGAGTTCAGTGATGTCACGCCGACAGGTGGTGACCCGACCGTGAGCAGCCCTACAAGAGAACAGTTCCGGAAGGCAATCGACGGATACTGGCACGATCGTCCGCCGGCAAGCTTCGAGGATGTAATGGCTCTGTACGGGGTACTGGCCGTCGCCGAAAGTGGCGGAGAGCTCTATACAACCTCGAGCAAGCTTGATCCGTTCGTCGACGAAGGACGTCTCATCACCGTTGATGTCGATTTGACCGGAGAGGCACCGACTATGGAAGGGTTTGAGCGCCAGCCGCTTCGAGAAGATGACGTTCCGAAGCTGGCGTACTCACACAAATCCTCCGGGCGCGGGGCAAAATATAGCCTCACACAGATCGGGTCGAAAAACGGTAACGACGCCAACGGTGTCGCGAGTACGATAATCGGCCGTGTTCGCTCCTGGACGGGGCAAGACCGAGTTCAGAGCGTAACTGGTGACGACGGCCATCCGGATGGCTGGATCATCGATGCGCTCGCTGACCTTTTTGAGAAGGATACAGACAGCCTCGGATCCCTCAAGGAGGATATCGTTTCGCGTCTTCCAGCTGATGAGTCCATCCCGACGGCTCTAACGATCCGGTTCCGCGTCGATACCACCGAAATCGAGGGACCGGATGACCGCGGTATCGACTGGATCCATCCGGCTGATATCGACGTCCTCAATGCAGCGATGCGCCGGTACGCAACTGGTAACGCTGCCGATAAAAACATCGACTCTGGTGCATCGGAGGGAGATGCTGTCGGCGTCGTCACAGGCGACGAAGAGCACGTCGTCGGGACACCGGAAAGTCCTCTTGGGATTTTCTCGGTCAAACACCCGGACGCCCAACCGGCCCTACGCAAACAAGAATCCTGGCGAAACTATCCGGTTAGCGAGGACGTTGCGATGTTGTTCTCGAAGGGTCAGGACCTGATCGACGCCTGTGTCCACCGTAACGGCGGTATAGAGACGTACACACTGCCTTATTTCGCCGGTGAGCTCACTGCCGAAAAAGCGCAGTTGCTCTATCGAGCGATCGATGGCCTTCGGAATCCCGATGACGACGAGACGGAGACGCCACCGATGGCTCGCGTCACATACCGGCTCCAAGATAGCGACGACGAGACGATACGTGACCTCGCAAAGACCGAGCTTCGGTTCTATATGATCACGATGCCGATTAGCGATGACAAGAACGTCATCGCTGAGGAACCGGCCGCCGACACGTATTGGTTAACCACGCTGGCTGATGCGCTCGTCGACACCAGGCAGGGACCGACTCTGGATCCGGAGCGTGGCGGCTTTATCCCGCATAAAGGGTGGCCGCTACTGGATCTCCCGACGAAACGCGATCAGGGGCGAAAGGTTGCGTATGGGTTGATCACCGGCCACGAATTCACGAATTCAACCTTCGCGTACCGCGACGAAGAGGGCGATGATTTCCGGCGGATCGTCGACCATCGCATCATCGCTGGTACTCCGATCGAAGCGTCGGTACTCTTCGGAGAGTACCTCGATCGATATGATGATGCCAGCGAAGGCGGTGACTCCCCACCTGTCCCACTAATCGCACAGCAGCTGGTCCAGCTGGAGGCTCTTTCACGAGCTGGCCTTCTGGATGGCCTTGACGTTCCCATCGAACCAGACCAACACATGACTTCACTCACGGACAGCAACATCGATATGACGGAGGTATCGCAAATTCGAACACAACGGTTCAACTCCTTTCTGGAACGACCACTCTTCGACGCAACGGCTCGACGTGCAGCGGCCGTTGCAGGCGTGCTCGTCGGCCAGATAAGCTGGCATCAAGAAAACGAGCGGGGGGTTGGTCGTCCATTGGATTCGAAGACAGCGGGCGACGAGCTCACGAAAAACGGGCTCGAAAATGCCCTCACGTCCGCCCTCGAAAAAGCCAAAGTCTACGCACACGATTCGGAGTACGAGCGCGACGTCCTCTTCCCGGAAACGGTTGATGAGCTCCTCGAGACGACCGAGGAGATGCCGACGAAATGGGACATCGATAAGCGCGAACTTCGGTTCTGTTACGTGCTTGGTCACGCCCACGGGCGTCGATCGATGCCAGTCGCATTCGATCTGAAAAAAGACGATAACCAGGGCGGTGCGGCCGAAGAACAGCCCGCTGACTAATATTCACACATCTAATAACAATGACGACACCAAACCGCTCGGAGATCCTCTTCGTGTACGACGCACAGGACTGCAACCCTAACGGTAACCCCATCGGTGATAACCGCCCTCGCCGTGACCCGGACACGGGACAAGGAATTGTCACGGATGTCCGTCTCAAGCGGTACATTCGGGACCAACTCCTCGATGACGGCTTCGACATCTACGTGAAAAAGCTCAATGGAGAATCCCGAACCAGGACGACGCTCGTTAAAGACGTCTTAGAGGACGTCGACGACGCCGACGATATCGAAGACGTCTCTGACATCGGAAAGAAATTCCTTGACGCTGCGACCGACGTTCGCTATTTCGGCGCAACACTCAGCTTCGAATCGAGTGACGATGAAGAAGACGAGGCGTTCCGGCAGGCTCTTAGCGACTCATTCCCGAACAACTTCCAAGGACCGGTTCAGTTCCTCCCCTCAAAGTCGCTGAATGAAGTCGAAGAAAACGAGGAATACGACTCACTGACGAGCGTCATTTCGACCGGCGAAGAGAACCGCCAAGGCGGCTTTGATCTCGATGATAAGCGCATCAAATACGGGATCTTCCCATTCTGGGGGCTTGTGGACAACAACAACGCTGCGGCGACGAATCTCTCGGAAGACGACGTTCAACGGCTGGATACGCTGTGTTGGCGGGCCTTGAAAAACCAGACGACGTCGCGGTCGAAACTCGGCCAGGAGCCGCGGCTCTACATACGGGTAGAGTATTCGGAGGAAGACTTCCATATTGGCGGCCTGCAGAATCTGCTCGATCTCGCCGGAGAAAGCGAACAGCCGCTCCGATCCGTGTCCGACATCACCGTCGATGCGTCCGATCTCCTCGAGGCGCTTGCGGATGTCTCCGATCGTATCAAGACCATCCACGTCCTTGGTGATAGACGCCTCACAATCGACACAGGATCCGTGACCGTCTCTGCTGATGACTTCGGCGAAGTGCTCTCGGAAGACGGCTATGACGTCCACGAAATCGACGTCATCGAAGAGCGTGACCTCGCAAACTAGTGCCTACGAACATCACAGCAAAATGACCCCACACATCGACGGTGATGGCGTTCCGGACCGCTGTCTGTCCTTTACTATTCGGTCCACGTGGGGACATTTCAAGCGGGTTGGACGCAGTGTTACGAAGCAGACATACCGTATTCCGCCACGAACGACGGTGGCCGGGCTGCTGGCAGCGATCGTCGGAGTGGACCGGGATTCCTACTACGACGTCTTTCAGAGCGACAGCTCCGCGATCGCCATTACGCCACTTGCGGATCTCCGAACGATCAACGTTCCGACAACAGGACTCGGAACCGACCCAGGACAAGACGTCACACAAACGAGTGGTCATTGGCGGTCGTATCAGATCACCTACCAAGATACAACGAAAGACCGGCAACTCCACGCCTATGAGGTGCTTGCGGATCCTGTGTACAGAATTGACGTTGCGGTTGAGGACACATCCTTCCATAAATCCCTACGAGATCACCTCAAAAACGGGACTTCGGTGTACCCACCAAGTCTCGGGAAATCGGAATATCTCGCGACCATCGAAGACGTCACGATCGACGCCAACCCGACCCATAAGCCGAACGCCGATGCTATCGATTCGATCGTCCCGGTGTCGCTATCGGAGACAGTGCCACAACCCGGCGTGTCCTACGGTGTGGAACGGTCGCCAGCCATTATGGAGGCCGAACAGGGCGGTCGACGGACGACCCGGTTCGACGATTACGTGTTCACCAAACGCAGCGACAAACGGGTGAAAGTTGCTGATAAAGCTGATTTGACGCCCGTTCAGGTCGGAGATCGGAACGTCGTGTTCCGGTAGCCGTCAGTTGATCCTCACGCTTTGAACGATGAAACAGCCACTCATTTCCCATCCGATCGACGACCCAGATGTTCGGAGCAGATACGATGACGCGAGTCTGACGCCCGCCGGAAACCTCCGACTGACGGCACATAACGCGATCGTTGGTGATCGAGCCAGTCGCCTGTTCGGCCCAGGTGACGAACGAGCGGACTATCTCAGAGCCACCGCGACGCTTCACGATATCGGGAAAGCAACCCCACAGTTCCAAGCGTACGTCCGGGGGGAATACGACGGTCCACCCGAGGAGAAGGCCCACGCCCGATTTGGGGCACTCGCGACCTGGTTCGTGCTGGGGGAGTTGGATGCACCACCTTGTGACCGACTCGCAGGGACGCTGGCGATCGCGCGTCATCACCAAGCACTTCCGAAAACAGCGAGTTATACTGCAGAAACGCTTGCGAGTGCCTTCGAATCTGGATCGGAGGTGCTGTCTGCACAGCTCAAAGCGATCGACTCAACCTGGCCAGTAGCAGTCACAGAGTTGTTCGAACAAGCCGGTGCCGGGTGTGCGTGGAGTGAATTCTACGAGTGGGCACGGTCCGGCTCTGCAGCGGATGAACTGCGAGCACACAGCGCTGAAGAGCTATTCGGTGGCGTCGAGCCCGAGTCGGAGAAGCTCCCTGCAAGACTCTACGATCGACTTCTCCACTACTGGGCTGCCACCACGCTTGCCGATAAGAGTCATGCGATTCCTCTCGACGAAACGGCTGTCTTTGATCTTGATACGCTCAAAAAGGGAGTTATCGAGGAGTACATTGCAGACCTCCGGAGTGAACCCCCGGTAAACGATCTCACGGCTCGACTCAACGACGACCGCGAGCGGGCACGCCGACAATCGGTACGTGGGACACACGAATGGCTAAACAGTGATGAGTCCGCGATCGCGACCCTTTCGCTGCCGACTGGCCTCGGAAAAACGTTCACCGGTCTCTCGGCAGCATTCGAAGCCCGTGACATACTCGAGAAGACGGAGCAGCGGTCTGAACCCCGTCCGATCGTCTACGCGTTGCCGTATACCAGTATCATCGAACAGACACGGGCGATCTTTGAAGACGAAGATCTCTGGGGCGCCGACCCGGCGAAATCGGCGCTTACTGTCCATCATTACTTGAGTGAGACGGTCGTCCATCACGGGTCCGGGACCGGTGACGTCGACGAGACGGATGCTAACGAGCACGCCGCGCATCTCGGGGAGGCCTGGCGCGATGGAACCATTCTCACCACCTTCGTGCAGCTCTTCGAAAGTTTAGCTGGGCCAACTAACCGCCAAGGTCTGAAGCTCTCCGCCCTGGATGGCGGAGTCGTGATTCTTGATGAGCCCCAGGCACTGCCGAAAGGCTGGTGGGATGGTGTCCAACGCCTGCTGACTCTGCTGACAGACGAGTATAACGCCCGGATCATCGCGATGACGGCGACACAGCCGACCCTGCTGCGAGATCGAGAGACGGTGTCGCTGCTTGATGCCGGCGCAAATCATCCATCCGACTCCTGTGGTCGATGTGAGGACACCCCGACGTATCCGACCCAGCTTTCTCCCGCCCCGGAAGAACAGTACTTCGAAGAAGCAGAACGTGTTCGCTACACGATTGACACGACTGCACGGTCGCTTGACCCATCGTCGGAAGCCCCAGAAAAGCAATACTTGAGCCATACCGCTGCCGCAGATCGAATTCTCGAAAGCACCGGTCAACGAGGTTCCTGCTTGGCTATCTGTAACACCATCCAGAGCTCTCGAGCACTAACGGAGGCAATCCAAGATCAAGCGAAAACCGTTCATCTGGGCGGATCGATCAGAACGGTTCTGGAAGGGCAAGATGTTGACGCCACGACTTGCCGGTCGGTTCGCTCAGTCGCGGCCGCCGTACTGGAAGACGCCGGGTTTGAGGATCCGATCGTCGATCAAGAATTCGATCCAACGGCGTATCCGAAGGTCGACGGGATGTGTCAGGACTATCTTCTGACACTCAACTCGCGATATCGGCCGTTTGATCGACGAGTTCTGATCCAACTGGCAACGTGGCTCTCCACGAGCGAAGTTCCCCTGATTCTCGTTTCAACACAGGCGATCGAGGCGGGCGTCGACCTTAGTTTTGAAAACGTGTTTCGAGACGTGGCACCCCCCGATAGTATCGTGCAGGCAGCGGGCCGTTGCAACCGCTCATACGAGTGGGGAAAGAACGGTGGACG
Proteins encoded:
- the cas5b gene encoding type I-B CRISPR-associated protein Cas5b — translated: MTPHIDGDGVPDRCLSFTIRSTWGHFKRVGRSVTKQTYRIPPRTTVAGLLAAIVGVDRDSYYDVFQSDSSAIAITPLADLRTINVPTTGLGTDPGQDVTQTSGHWRSYQITYQDTTKDRQLHAYEVLADPVYRIDVAVEDTSFHKSLRDHLKNGTSVYPPSLGKSEYLATIEDVTIDANPTHKPNADAIDSIVPVSLSETVPQPGVSYGVERSPAIMEAEQGGRRTTRFDDYVFTKRSDKRVKVADKADLTPVQVGDRNVVFR
- a CDS encoding CRISPR-associated endonuclease Cas3'', which produces MKQPLISHPIDDPDVRSRYDDASLTPAGNLRLTAHNAIVGDRASRLFGPGDERADYLRATATLHDIGKATPQFQAYVRGEYDGPPEEKAHARFGALATWFVLGELDAPPCDRLAGTLAIARHHQALPKTASYTAETLASAFESGSEVLSAQLKAIDSTWPVAVTELFEQAGAGCAWSEFYEWARSGSAADELRAHSAEELFGGVEPESEKLPARLYDRLLHYWAATTLADKSHAIPLDETAVFDLDTLKKGVIEEYIADLRSEPPVNDLTARLNDDRERARRQSVRGTHEWLNSDESAIATLSLPTGLGKTFTGLSAAFEARDILEKTEQRSEPRPIVYALPYTSIIEQTRAIFEDEDLWGADPAKSALTVHHYLSETVVHHGSGTGDVDETDANEHAAHLGEAWRDGTILTTFVQLFESLAGPTNRQGLKLSALDGGVVILDEPQALPKGWWDGVQRLLTLLTDEYNARIIAMTATQPTLLRDRETVSLLDAGANHPSDSCGRCEDTPTYPTQLSPAPEEQYFEEAERVRYTIDTTARSLDPSSEAPEKQYLSHTAAADRILESTGQRGSCLAICNTIQSSRALTEAIQDQAKTVHLGGSIRTVLEGQDVDATTCRSVRSVAAAVLEDAGFEDPIVDQEFDPTAYPKVDGMCQDYLLTLNSRYRPFDRRVLIQLATWLSTSEVPLILVSTQAIEAGVDLSFENVFRDVAPPDSIVQAAGRCNRSYEWGKNGGRVTVWTLARTDEDAPKSPSSPPLAHYVYERHGEELRLPAHLELIGNVLNNVPDPSDARDVDVSKAAVDEYFDRLSEKQLSSGRIREYIETADAPSLAKRSLIDGQQTFDVLVGMTASERRRLNEIRDLFSERPHQAYEMLEHCSDIRISVPATVIEDAAGITRIDGKEESADGVQVFWYTGSGGLSYDFADGGLRESEGVSGRFTSF